From Pleuronectes platessa chromosome 17, fPlePla1.1, whole genome shotgun sequence, one genomic window encodes:
- the lama4 gene encoding laminin subunit alpha-4 — protein MAAKSLSCLCLLCILSVIAYPASAARLGEQQQSQLKDCAKGFFLSERNICLPCNCKGHADSCEDITGICIDCRDHSTGDFCEMCEDGHMLRPSVDRQHTCRPCACPLSVPSNNFAVRCDRGSGILRCKCQEGHAGHSCERCAPGYYGNPMEIGNSCKRCDCNGNSDPNLIFNECHNMTGHCQHCWGNTAGANCERCTPGFYGDAISAKSCRACLCNKCGTSSCDDRTGVCHCKPGVTGRLCDQCEEGYSGFSSCQGCRRCECGPASIRSTCHPLTHSCPCRPGAGGRYCERCLPGHWDYSPSGCQKCDCESGHCDMHTGECLSEAATVNLCNIKCDECIWHLIGDLRVSNKTLDQLKVGVLNISTGAAANDRLKFYNYTAHRLQAQFQGWRNKSSAMKAQTGELEEATDAVVLEIKQLGESELVVTTLWKRLDNETLETLTLADQLSTNLTDLNIRIEEMIQDWELYSVQQDVDPEVVRRNTDKARVMLTRMRKLDLSPREPVATDESTEAHDLLRRIRQLEKKLMITEGRLSPVREILSRFSTKLSDAQTSLQKAAGDVQDTEDMNKANVLKFQRSETKQLLLTEDQTSVNDTLEAARVTISDTERTVAEVDAMVQNVTEYHAAIDGASQMLTEKTQNLSLADRDLVQRADDHAKELEEQANELEEDLRASDANGFVQRAISAANVYNNIVKYIDDANITSLTTFNLSQRAEDVVAVINTQLGLLVTQSDNVFKESVSLHSEQSEVETEVIDKLKYIEETKETMDKNTKKLADIVQDIGGIQRDGTPQRLEFTLEVAEGTLNHSAEVLQTITPISSKVEEWAKNMRNNEYSASAYEEAVSSAGETVETLNVLVPELLNKLRVVEEKKPVNNVTTNIMRIRELIAQARSVAKKVQVSMKFNGQSSVEVHPPSNVEELKTVTTISLFMRVDPDKDPIEDRFILYLGDRHGKKDYMGLAIKNDNLVYVYNLGGEDVEIPLSSKPVSQWPAVFNYIKVERLGRHGKVFLTVPSQSSTDEQKFIQKGEAPGTDSMFDIEPKDIVFFVGGVPPDVKLPPPLSLAPFVGCIELASLNNDVISLYNFKATHKMDEVTSSPCPRYKLAFSQSRIASYLFDGTGYALINNIERRGKFGVVTRFDIAVRTVANNGVLFVMVNEDKYFLLEMKNGFLRLMYDFGFTNGPRVLEDNLPKLQINDARYHELSVIYHQSKKVILLVDKSHVKSLENPKTTLPFSDIYIGGAPSSILKSRPELSAVVGLKGCVKGFQFQKKDFNLLEEPGTIGISSGCPEESFMSHKAYFTGESYLGSTGKISPCDSFEGGLNFRTLQPSGLLFYHSEGSDEFSISLENGAVVMNTRGTRVKSHKKQYSDGRTHFLVASVNNQKYSLLVDDKDKQEKKRPSSATRPSSGSAVKTFYYGGSPSSSFKNFTGCISYAYINRQDRDIEPEDFQRYTEKVQTSLQDCPVQRPPAALLSRQRVISRAKHGQSQKVTRDKSSLPLGLMELKSDDQEPSELNIEPCYLSSSPRASHQAFHYGGIANSRQHFTDLPDSLSERSHFSLSLKTYSSFGLIFYVSDVQEDNFMALFLAQGKLVYTFNAAEQRVKIKSEEKYNDGAWHNVIFIRDGSVGRLIIDGLTVLEDRVQESNISWHVNSPLYVGGVPPGRALKNVQRNSAYSFTGCLKNLQLDGVWLPSVTETFGVTPCFDGLSEAGTYFSEEGGYIVLDDSFNLGMKFELVMEVRPRVASAVLMHLFTADGFITIYTHQGAVEVLVNDGAHEFSTKVSPEQGLCAGNWHRITVIRDANVVQLDVDSEISHVVGPLNASSTDNTRPVFIGGAPDLFLPESLPTRKPYIGCMRNLTINNSPVSLSKASVVSGAVSVGTCPAA, from the exons ATGGCTGCTAAATCTCTGTCCTGCCTTTGCCTTCTTTGCATCCTCTCAGTGATTGCCTATCCAGCTTCTGCCGCCAGGCTCGGGGAACAGCAACAGTCACAGCTGAAA GACTGTGCCAAGGGATTTTTCCTCAGTGAGCGAAACATATGCTTACCATGTAACTGTAAAGGCCATGCTGACTCCTGTGAAGACATCACTGGCATTTGTATA GACTGCAGGGACCACAGTACAGGCGATTTCTGTGAAATGTGTGAAGATGGTCACATGCTGAGGCCCAGCGTGGATAGACAACACACCTGCCGACCTTGCGCCTGTCCCCTCTCAGTCCCCTCCAACAA CTTCGCAGTGCGCTGTGACAGAGGAAGTGGCATTCTGCGGTGCAAGTGCCAAGAGGGCCACGCCGGACAttcatgtgagag GTGTGCACCAGGTTACTATGGCAACCCCATGGAGATTGGTAACTCCTGTAAGAGGTGCGACTGCAATGGTAATTCCGACCCCAACCTGATTTTCAATGAGTGCCACAACATGACAGGCCACTGCCAACACTGCTGGGGAAACACCGCCGGGGCCAACTGTGAGAGGTGCACTCCAGGTTTCTACGGCGACGCCATCAGTGCCAAGAGCTGCAGAG CGTGCTTGTGCAATAAATGTGGCACCTCCTCATGCGACGACAGGACAGGAGTGTGTCACTGCAAACCAGGTGTCACAGGTCGACTCTGTGACCAGTGTGAG GAGGGCTACTCAGGTTTCTCCAGCTGTCAGGGCTGTCGGAGGTGTGAATGTGGGCCAGCTTCCATTCGCTCCACCTGCCATCCTCTCACCCACAGCTGTCCGTGCCGCCCGGGGGCTGGCGGGCGTTACTGCGAGCGCTGCCTCCCAGGTCACTGGGACTACAGCCCCTCCGGCTGCCAGA AGTGCGACTGTGAGAGCGGACACTGTGATATGCACACGGGAGAGTGCCTGTCAGAGGCTGCAACAGTGAACCTGTGCAACATCA AATGTGATGAGTGCATTTGGCATCTGatcggggacttacgtgtgtcAAATAAGACACTGGATCAGCTGAAGGTTGGAGTGTTGAACATCtccactggagctgctgctaACGACAGGCTCAAATTCTACAACTACACAGCACATCGATTGCAG GCTCAGTTTCAAGGCTGGAGAAACAAGTCATCTGCAATGAAGGCACAGActggggagctggaggaggccacAGACGCTGTGGTGTTAGAAATCAAACAGCTGGGAGAATCG gagcTTGTGGTGACGACTTTGTGGAAGAGGCTTGATAATGAAACGCTAGAGACCCTAACCCTGGCCGACCAGCTCAGTACAAACCTCACTGACCTCAACATTCGCATTGAAG agatgaTCCAAGACTGGGAGCTGTACAGTGTTCAGCAGGATGTGGACCCAGAGGTGGTCAGACGCAACACAGACAAGGCCCGGGTAATGTTGACCAGGATGAGGAAACTGGACCTGTCCCCACGAGAGCCTGTTGCCACCGACGAGTCGACTGAGGCTCATGACT TGCTGAGGCGTATCCGTCAGttggagaagaagctgatgatcACAGAAGGCCGACTCTCCCCTGTCAGGGAGATCCTGTCCCGCTTCTCCACCAAGCTATCGGACGCGCAGACCTCTCTCCAGAAGGCAGCTGGCGACGTGCAGGACACGGAGGACATGAACAAAGCCAACGTCCTCAAATTCCAGAGGAGCGAG ACGAAGCAGCTGCTGCTGACAGAGGACCAGACTTCTGTCAATGACACACTGGAAGCAGCCAGAGTTACCATCTCTGACACGGAAAGGACTGTGGCTGAGGTGGATGCTATGGTGCAG AATGTGACTGAGTACCATGCAGCGATCGATGGCGCCAGCCAAATGCTGACAGAGAAGACGCAGAATCTCTCTCTGGCTGACAGAGATCTGGTTCAGAGGGCAGACGATCACGCCAAGGAGCTTGAGGAACAGGCCAATGAACTGGAGGA GGATCTGAGAGCGAGCGATGCCAACGGCTTTGTACAGAGAGCCATAAGTGCTGCCAACGTCTACAACAACATTGTGAAATACATTGACGATGCAAATATCACCTCACTCACAACCTTCAACTTATCACAAAGAGCTGAAGAT GTTGTCGCAGTGATCAACACTCAGCTCGGACTCCTTGTAACACAGAGTGACAATGTTTTCAAGGAATCTGTGTCATTACACTCAGAACAATCTG aGGTTGAAACTGAGGTGATTGACAAGCTTAAATACATTGAGGAGACCAAAGAAACCATGGATAAGAACACCAAAAAGCTTGCAGACATAGTGCAGGATATCGGTGGAATTCAGAGAG ACGGAACACCACAGCGGCTGGAGTTCACACTGGAGGTGGCCGAGGGGACGCTCAACCACTCAGCAGAGGTCCTTCAAACCATCACGCCCATAAGCAGCAAGGTTGAGGAATGGGCcaaaaacatgagaaacaatGAATACTCTGCATCTGCTTATGAAGAGGCTGTTTCCTCTGCCGGAGAAACAG TGGAGACCCTGAACGTGCTTGTTCCCGAGCTGCTGAACAAACTGAGGGTGGTTGAGGAGAAGAAGCCTGTCAACAACGTGACCACCAACATCATGAGGATCAGAGAGCTCATAGCCCAGGCCAGGAGCGTGGCCAAGAAA GTCCAAGTGTCCATGAAGTTCAACGGCCAGTCCTCGGTGGAGGTCCACCCTCCCAGTAACGTGGAAGAACTGAAGACAGTGACAACAATCAGCTTGTTCATGAGAGTGGACCCTGACAAGGATCCCATTGAGGATCGTTTCATCCTTTACCTGGGAGACAGACAT GGTAAGAAAGACTACATGGGTCTGGCTATCAAGAACGACAACCTGGTGTACGTGTACAACCTCGGGGGTGAAGATGTTGAGATCCCGCTGAGTTCAAAGCCTGTCAGCCAATGGCCTGCAGTCTTCAACTACATCAAAGTAGAGAG GCTAGGCAGACATGGAAAAGTCTTTCTGACCGTCCCCAGTCAGAGCTCCACAGACGAGCAGAAGTTCATCCAGAAAGGCGAGGCTCCAGGCACAGACTCAATGTTTGACATTGAGCCCAAGGATATAGTGTTCTTTGTTGGTGGTGTCCCACCAGATGTCAAG cttcctcctcctctgagtcTCGCTCCTTTTGTGGGCTGCATCGAGTTGGCCTCGCTCAACAATGATGTGATCAGTCTGTACAATTTCAAGGCGACTCACAAAATGGATGAGGTGACATCATCACCATGCCCCAG GTACAAGTTGGCATTCTCACAGAGTCGCATCGCCAGCTATCTATTTGATGGAACAGGCTACGCTCTGATCAACAATATTGAGAGGAGGGGCAAATTTGGTGTTGTTACGAGATTTGATATTGCAGTGCGAACAGTTGCAAACAATGGCGTCCTTTTCGTCATGGTCAATGAG GACAAATACTTCCTTTTGGAAATGAAGAATGGCTTTCTGCGTCTAATGTATGACTTCGGCTTCACCAATGGACCAAGGGTTTTGGAGGATAATTTACCAAAACTGCAAATAAATGACGCACGATACCATGAG TTGTCAGTCATCTACCATCAGTCAAAGAAGGTGATCTTGCTCGTGGACAAAAGCCATGTTAAATCGTTGGAGAATCCAAAAACCACACTGCCGTTCTCAGATATATACATCGGTGGGGCTCCATCAAGCATCCTCAAATCCAG GCCAGAGCTGTCGGCTGTAGTCGGCCTTAAAGGCTGTGTGAAAGGTTTCCAGTTCCAGAAAAAAGACTTCAACCTGCTCGAGGAGCCTGGAACCATTGGCATCAGCAGTGGCTGCCCGGAGGAGTCCTTT ATGTCCCATAAAGCCTATTTCACTGGAGAGAGCTACCTGGGATCCACAGGAAAGATTTCACCCTGCGACAGCTTTGAGGGAGGACTCAACTTCAGAACACTTCAGCCCAGCGGACTTCTGTTCTACCACAGTGAAGGG TCTGATGAGTTCAGCATCTCCCTGGAGAATGGAGCAGTGGTGATGAACACCAGAGGCACAAGAGTCAAATCCCACAAGAAACAATACAGTGACGGAAGGACACACTTCTTAGTGGCCTCAGTGAACAATCAGAA GTATTCTCTGTTGGTGGATGACAAAGACAAGCAGGAGAAGAAACGTCCATCATCAGCCACAAGACCCTCATCAGGCTCTGCTGTAAAGACCTTCTACTACGGAGGGTCTCCAAGCAGCAGCTTCAAGAACTTCACAGGCTGCATCAGTTATGCCTACATCAACAG aCAAGACCGGGACATTGAGCCTGAGGACTTCCAGCGGTACACAGAGAAGGTGCAGACCTCCCTGCAGGACTGTCCAGTCCAGCGcccccctgctgctctgctgtcaAGGCAGAGGGTAATCTCCAGGGCCAAACATGGCCAGTCGCAGAAG GTTACCAGGGATAAGTCCAGCCTCCCTCTAGGGCTGATGGAACTGAAGAGTGATGACCAGGAGCCATCTGAGCTGAACATTGAGCCCTGCTACCTCTCCTCAAGTCCCAGAGCATCTCACCAAGCCTTCCACTACGGTGGCATCGCAAACAGCAGACAGCACTTCACAGATCTCCCAGACTCCCTTTCAGAGAG GTCCCACTTCTCCTTGTCCCTGAAGACTTACTCATCCTTTGGGCTCATCTTTTATGTATCTGATGTCCAAGAGGACAATTTCATGGCTCTCTTCTTGGCCCAAGGGAAGCTGGTATACACCTTCAacgcagcagagcagagagtcAAAATCAAGAGTGAGGAGAAATACAATGATGGTGCATGGCACAAT GTTATTTTTATCCGTGATGGGAGTGTGGGGCGGTTAATAATTGATGGGCTCACAGTCCTGGAGGACAGAGTACAGGAAAGCAACATCTCCTGGCATGTCAACAGTCCCCTCTATGTCGGAGGAGTTCCTCCTGGGAGAGCTCTGAAGAATGTTCAG AGAAACTCGGCATACAGCTTCACCGGCTGTTTGAAGAACCTTCAGCTGGATGGAGTGTGGCTGCCCTCTGTGACAGAGACGTTTGGTGTCACTCCTTGCTTTGACGGACTCTCTGAGGCAGGAACATACTTCTCAGAGGAAGGAGGATACATTGTGCTAG atgaCTCTTTTAACCTGGGGATGAAGTTTGAGCTGGTGAT